One segment of Bacillota bacterium DNA contains the following:
- a CDS encoding IS3 family transposase, translating to MKYEFIHSHRSEFGVEKMCQVLEVSRSGYYAWLDRPKSSRQQEDEKLLVHIKQVFEKSRHLYGYLRVTRKLNVDGIKCGKNRVARLMRENGLQARTKRKFKATTNSRHDYPVAENVLGRGITVSGPNRVWVGDITYIPTDEGWLYLAAVMDLYSRQNRRMGNGPDNDTAIGHRCSTTSTGPA from the coding sequence ATAAAGTATGAATTCATCCATAGTCACCGCTCCGAATTTGGGGTAGAGAAGATGTGCCAGGTTTTGGAGGTATCCCGGAGCGGATATTATGCATGGCTCGATAGACCTAAAAGCAGCCGACAACAGGAGGATGAAAAGCTCCTTGTGCATATTAAACAGGTTTTTGAGAAGTCACGGCACCTATACGGCTACCTTAGAGTGACCCGCAAGCTCAATGTTGATGGGATCAAGTGTGGCAAGAACCGAGTTGCCCGTCTCATGCGGGAGAATGGGCTGCAGGCTCGCACCAAACGGAAATTCAAGGCCACAACGAATTCCCGGCACGATTATCCAGTGGCTGAGAATGTTCTCGGCCGAGGGATAACGGTGAGTGGACCGAATCGGGTGTGGGTGGGAGACATTACATACATTCCTACAGATGAGGGCTGGCTCTACCTGGCTGCAGTGATGGACCTGTATTCCAGGCAAAATCGTCGGATGGGCAATGGACCGGACAATGACACAGCAATTGGTCATAGATGCTCTACAACAAGCACTGGGCCGGCGTAA
- a CDS encoding glycosyltransferase family 4 protein, with product MKIIGGVPMRIVHIEAYYPSKLGYHLSYIAPYQKRKGNDVFVITSDRLWPSQKDYESTLRPILGPRCVASGVYTENDVSTYRLGSFEYKVICYLRGLRRLLERIRPDMVHVHHVFWNPAAIQTALWKPKLGYGLLYDSHVADYNTNLRGTMIKNMVSMGFQLYVSPLLKHRADFITAIGESERDVLCRELRLKPEDIPIIPLGTDIQAFRFDAQRRCAVRQMLSIGNEELMILTSGKITRDKDIPILLEAFARVVALGIPSRLVIVGNGPEDYLGNLKKIIMHNEYLQGKVTFIGAVPHSDLVSYYSAADVGVWAGGPTISIREAIACSLPVIIADNTTCGYAYSGEELVSRGNGVRFPRGDAYVLSEQLVMLFRNDRAREHMRMIARRFAEEELSWDVIADSYLELYKEALRRNHRES from the coding sequence ATGAAGATCATTGGTGGTGTACCGATGCGTATAGTACATATAGAAGCATACTACCCATCAAAGCTTGGCTATCATTTATCGTATATTGCTCCGTACCAGAAACGGAAAGGCAATGATGTATTTGTCATTACATCAGACCGCCTGTGGCCATCGCAAAAGGACTATGAAAGTACGCTTCGGCCCATCTTGGGGCCAAGATGTGTTGCTTCGGGAGTCTATACCGAAAATGATGTGTCAACCTATAGGCTAGGATCATTCGAATATAAGGTAATCTGTTACTTAAGAGGTCTCAGGAGACTTCTTGAGCGTATCCGACCCGATATGGTCCACGTACACCATGTGTTTTGGAATCCAGCAGCGATTCAGACAGCCTTATGGAAACCCAAGCTAGGATATGGGCTCTTATATGATTCTCACGTGGCCGACTACAATACAAATCTAAGAGGTACAATGATAAAGAATATGGTGAGTATGGGATTCCAGTTATATGTTTCTCCACTATTGAAGCATCGCGCTGATTTTATTACGGCAATAGGGGAATCTGAGCGAGATGTTTTATGTAGGGAACTTCGATTGAAACCAGAAGACATCCCAATTATCCCTCTCGGTACCGACATACAAGCATTCAGGTTTGATGCCCAGCGCAGGTGTGCGGTCCGGCAAATGCTTTCTATAGGGAATGAGGAACTAATGATATTGACTTCGGGAAAGATAACCCGGGATAAGGATATTCCCATTTTATTAGAGGCGTTTGCCAGGGTGGTAGCTCTTGGCATACCATCTCGGTTAGTCATAGTCGGGAATGGACCAGAGGACTATCTTGGGAATCTAAAGAAGATCATAATGCACAATGAATACCTTCAGGGTAAGGTTACTTTTATAGGTGCTGTTCCCCATTCCGACTTGGTTTCCTATTACTCTGCTGCTGATGTGGGTGTCTGGGCTGGCGGGCCTACCATCAGTATACGAGAAGCGATTGCATGTTCGCTCCCCGTTATCATTGCTGATAACACTACGTGTGGTTATGCGTATTCCGGTGAGGAATTAGTTTCTAGAGGTAATGGAGTACGCTTTCCTCGAGGGGATGCTTACGTTCTATCTGAACAGCTGGTAATGCTTTTTAGAAATGACCGCGCACGCGAACACATGAGAATGATAGCAAGGCGTTTTGCGGAGGAGGAACTAAGTTGGGACGTCATTGCTGACAGTTACCTTGAGCTTTATAAGGAAGCGCTTAGGAGAAACCACCGAGAATCCTAG
- the wecB gene encoding UDP-N-acetylglucosamine 2-epimerase (non-hydrolyzing) — translation MGKLKVMTVVGTRPEIIRLSEVIKACDRYFKHILVHTGQNWDYTLNQVFFEDLGLRQPDYYLEAAGKSLGETIGNIIARSYEVIAKEKPDALLILGDTNSCLSAISAKRLKVPIFHMEAGNRCFDENVPEEINRRIVDHISDINLPYTEHSRRYLLAEGIRKEHIFVTGSPMTEVLHKNMEKIQRSEVLDELGLEPDKYIVVSAHREENIDDEGNFFSLMRALNCIADRYRMPLVYSTHPRSWKRIEERGFKFHPLIKQLKPFGFFDYNKLQLNSFCVLSDSGTLSEESAILGFPAVLIRTSTERPEALDKGTIIVGGIAERDIIQAVELCRAMWENKEKTVLPFDYHDDNVSVKVVKLIQSYAKIVDKFVWGKQQE, via the coding sequence GTGGGCAAACTTAAAGTAATGACCGTGGTAGGTACAAGGCCCGAGATAATACGCTTGTCCGAGGTTATCAAGGCATGTGATAGATATTTCAAGCATATCCTCGTCCATACCGGCCAGAATTGGGACTATACCCTTAATCAGGTTTTTTTTGAGGACCTAGGACTGAGACAACCAGACTACTATCTCGAAGCAGCTGGCAAAAGTCTTGGCGAGACTATAGGAAACATAATTGCACGTTCGTACGAGGTTATTGCAAAAGAGAAGCCAGACGCACTTCTCATTCTCGGTGACACTAATAGCTGCTTGTCCGCCATTTCGGCCAAAAGGCTCAAGGTACCGATTTTTCATATGGAGGCCGGTAACCGTTGCTTTGATGAAAATGTACCTGAGGAAATAAACCGTAGGATTGTAGACCACATTAGCGACATAAACCTACCTTATACTGAGCATAGTCGCAGATATCTGCTTGCTGAGGGTATAAGGAAAGAGCACATATTCGTTACGGGGTCGCCGATGACAGAGGTGCTCCACAAGAACATGGAGAAAATCCAGAGGAGCGAAGTACTGGATGAACTTGGGCTTGAACCTGATAAGTACATAGTTGTTTCTGCGCACCGGGAGGAGAATATTGATGACGAAGGAAATTTCTTCTCGCTTATGAGAGCGCTCAACTGTATAGCTGATCGATACCGTATGCCTTTGGTCTATTCCACGCACCCGCGCTCTTGGAAGCGTATAGAGGAGAGGGGCTTCAAGTTTCATCCTTTGATAAAACAGCTAAAGCCCTTCGGTTTCTTCGACTATAACAAGCTGCAACTCAATTCCTTCTGTGTGTTATCAGATAGTGGGACGTTGTCAGAGGAATCAGCTATACTCGGCTTCCCTGCAGTCCTGATAAGGACATCAACCGAACGTCCGGAAGCGCTAGACAAGGGAACGATTATCGTCGGTGGTATTGCTGAGCGAGATATTATACAAGCAGTGGAGTTATGCCGTGCTATGTGGGAGAACAAGGAGAAGACTGTGCTCCCATTCGATTATCATGATGACAATGTGTCGGTTAAGGTGGTTAAGTTGATACAGAGTTACGCGAAGATAGTGGACAAGTTTGTATGGGGAAAGCAGCAAGAGTGA
- a CDS encoding IS3 family transposase has product MDRTMTQQLVIDALQQALGRRKPLPGLIYHSDRGSQYASHSYQQLLKEHDIISSMSRKGNCYDNACMESFFHTLKVELVYLTRYRTRAEARQSIYEYIEFYYNRIRLHSALGYKSPCEYERESLAA; this is encoded by the coding sequence ATGGACCGGACAATGACACAGCAATTGGTCATAGATGCTCTACAACAAGCACTGGGCCGGCGTAAGCCCTTACCTGGGCTCATCTATCATTCAGATCGAGGTAGTCAATATGCGAGCCACAGCTATCAGCAACTTCTCAAGGAACATGATATCATATCCAGCATGAGCAGAAAAGGGAACTGTTATGATAATGCCTGTATGGAGTCGTTTTTTCATACCCTTAAGGTCGAATTGGTATATCTGACCAGGTATCGGACGAGGGCAGAGGCCAGGCAGAGTATTTACGAGTATATCGAGTTCTACTACAACCGGATTCGTTTACACTCTGCTTTGGGGTATAAGAGCCCGTGTGAGTATGAACGAGAGAGCCTAGCCGCCTAA
- a CDS encoding transposase: protein MAGECRNYDRAFKLETVRLITEQGCSASSVARDLGIHESVLRRWVKKYQEDGEHSFPGKGHLKPEDEELRRLRRRNAELGDCSKTFTAFICCSHP from the coding sequence ATGGCAGGGGAATGTAGGAATTACGACAGGGCTTTTAAACTGGAAACGGTACGCCTCATCACTGAACAGGGTTGTAGTGCATCCTCGGTAGCAAGGGACCTTGGAATCCACGAGAGTGTCCTACGCCGCTGGGTCAAGAAATATCAAGAGGACGGAGAACACTCGTTCCCTGGTAAGGGCCATTTAAAGCCAGAGGATGAAGAACTTCGTAGATTGAGACGCCGAAACGCTGAACTAGGAGATTGCTCGAAAACCTTCACAGCCTTCATATGTTGTAGCCATCCTTAG
- a CDS encoding polysaccharide deacetylase family protein, translating to MMSWLKCKLVAKHTLAATVGALSTHLRIRREGCIVLCYHDIVGDMPILNYDTVCSVVLERFESQILFLKDQGFSFVSLSDLAESLERKVVPTRTILITFDDGKKSFLDRAMPILQKHSIPCAVFLITGLIGSSAEWLTWSDICALDSSEMVEFGAHTVSHPKLTDCCWEEIKREVNNSKTTIEEHLGHRIAAFAYPYGRHNREVVNAMRRAGFTTSFTTRYGAANGMTDPFRIPRITICVDDTLKTFGRKLAGAYDWL from the coding sequence ATGATGTCGTGGCTGAAATGTAAACTCGTGGCAAAACACACATTGGCAGCGACTGTAGGTGCGCTAAGCACTCATCTTAGAATAAGACGCGAAGGGTGTATAGTCCTTTGCTATCATGATATTGTGGGGGATATGCCTATACTCAACTATGACACGGTCTGTAGTGTAGTGCTTGAGAGGTTCGAGAGCCAGATTCTATTTCTCAAGGACCAAGGATTTAGTTTCGTGAGCCTTTCAGATTTGGCAGAATCTCTCGAAAGAAAGGTCGTACCTACACGGACTATTCTGATCACCTTCGATGACGGGAAAAAGAGCTTCCTGGACCGGGCGATGCCCATACTCCAGAAGCATAGCATACCGTGCGCCGTTTTCTTGATCACCGGCCTTATTGGTTCATCAGCCGAGTGGCTGACATGGTCTGATATCTGCGCTCTTGATTCTTCAGAAATGGTGGAGTTCGGCGCACATACAGTCAGTCATCCCAAGTTGACTGATTGCTGCTGGGAGGAGATCAAACGTGAGGTGAACAACTCGAAAACGACAATTGAGGAGCATCTTGGGCACCGTATAGCTGCCTTTGCGTATCCATACGGGCGTCATAATCGCGAGGTGGTGAATGCTATGCGGCGGGCAGGCTTTACGACCTCATTTACCACAAGGTATGGGGCCGCGAATGGTATGACGGACCCGTTTCGAATCCCGAGGATAACCATATGCGTCGACGATACGCTGAAGACATTTGGTAGGAAATTGGCTGGGGCATATGATTGGCTTTGA
- a CDS encoding polysaccharide biosynthesis protein — protein MFSNKVLLITGGTGSFGNAVLRRFLNTDIGEIRIFSRDEKKQDDMRRAIGSTKVKFFIGDVRDYNSVAAAMHEVDYVFHAAALKQVPSCEFFPMEAVKTNIIGTDNVLNAAIAYGVKKVVCLSTDKAVYPINAMGISKAMMEKVMVAKSRTVDAQKITICGTRYGNVMASRGSVIPLFVQQIKAGQPLTVTDPRMTRFLMRLDEAVELVLFAYENGAPGDIFVQKAPACTIGDLARAIKEIFNADNEIRIIGTRHGEKLYETLLTREEMAHAEDLGKYYRIPADTRDLNYDRYFIKGEEQISYGSEYTSHNTERLNIEQIKDKLLSLDFIQQELEDWRK, from the coding sequence ATGTTTAGTAACAAGGTTCTTCTCATCACGGGCGGGACAGGTTCGTTCGGTAACGCAGTTCTAAGGCGATTTCTCAATACTGACATAGGCGAAATCCGCATCTTTTCTCGTGACGAGAAAAAACAGGATGACATGCGGAGAGCGATTGGAAGCACCAAAGTCAAGTTCTTTATTGGTGATGTGCGCGACTACAACAGCGTTGCTGCTGCCATGCACGAAGTAGACTACGTCTTCCACGCGGCGGCCCTGAAGCAAGTACCCTCCTGCGAATTCTTCCCGATGGAGGCCGTAAAGACCAACATTATCGGTACAGACAATGTGTTGAATGCCGCCATAGCTTACGGAGTAAAGAAAGTCGTGTGCCTTTCAACTGATAAGGCGGTATACCCAATAAATGCCATGGGAATATCAAAAGCGATGATGGAGAAGGTAATGGTGGCCAAATCTCGTACAGTGGATGCCCAGAAGATCACGATATGTGGCACTCGCTACGGTAATGTGATGGCTTCTCGTGGTTCGGTCATCCCTTTGTTTGTCCAGCAAATAAAAGCTGGCCAGCCGCTGACCGTAACTGACCCCAGGATGACGCGTTTCCTGATGCGCCTTGACGAGGCGGTTGAATTGGTTCTGTTTGCTTATGAAAACGGGGCCCCTGGGGACATTTTCGTCCAAAAAGCCCCAGCCTGCACTATTGGTGACTTAGCCCGAGCCATTAAGGAGATCTTCAACGCCGATAATGAGATTAGGATAATCGGCACCCGTCATGGGGAGAAACTCTACGAGACTCTGCTGACCCGAGAGGAGATGGCTCATGCAGAAGACTTGGGGAAATATTACCGTATCCCCGCAGATACACGAGACTTAAACTACGACAGGTATTTCATAAAAGGGGAAGAACAGATAAGCTATGGGTCAGAGTACACTTCCCATAATACCGAAAGGCTCAATATCGAGCAGATTAAGGACAAGCTCCTTAGTCTTGACTTCATACAGCAGGAACTGGAAGATTGGAGGAAATAA
- a CDS encoding acetylneuraminic acid synthetase, which yields MREIVIGKKRITRDDFQKPYIIAEAGVNHEGSIEIACRMVREAAEAGADAIKFQMYAAQALASKNSPAYWDRTMEPTGSQYELFKKYEGFGGLEFERLASEAESAGIDLLVTPFDKKSADILEPFVPAYKVASADITNIPLIEHIANKGKPILLATGASSIEEIYRAVSVIHALGNSQVALLHCILNYPTAYENAHLGMIIGMSRAFPDLVIGYSDHTLPERMDDVLLVAWLLGARIIEKHFTYDKSLRGNDHYHAMDKDDLARFIRKLDFVTKIIGSCEKHYLPSEEVSRRNARRSLVALREIARGQTITAEDITCKRPGTGIPPTMIDYVIGGVALDDIHEDEIFAFSKVRLRDC from the coding sequence ATGCGAGAAATAGTAATCGGGAAAAAGAGGATCACCAGGGATGATTTCCAGAAGCCCTACATAATCGCTGAAGCAGGGGTAAACCATGAAGGAAGTATCGAGATTGCCTGTCGTATGGTTCGGGAGGCGGCCGAAGCGGGTGCCGATGCAATCAAGTTTCAGATGTACGCGGCACAGGCGTTGGCCTCGAAGAATTCTCCGGCGTACTGGGACAGGACTATGGAACCTACAGGTTCTCAATATGAGCTGTTTAAGAAGTATGAAGGCTTTGGTGGGCTGGAGTTCGAGCGGCTCGCAAGCGAAGCCGAGAGTGCCGGTATTGATCTATTGGTGACACCTTTCGACAAGAAATCTGCGGATATTCTCGAGCCGTTTGTGCCAGCCTATAAAGTCGCTTCAGCGGATATTACCAATATCCCCCTAATTGAACATATCGCAAACAAGGGGAAGCCAATTTTGCTTGCTACAGGGGCCTCCTCTATCGAGGAGATCTACAGGGCAGTTTCTGTGATTCACGCTCTAGGAAACTCCCAGGTCGCGCTATTACACTGTATTCTCAACTACCCAACTGCTTACGAGAACGCGCATCTCGGGATGATCATCGGAATGTCCAGGGCATTTCCAGACCTCGTTATTGGGTACTCAGACCATACTCTGCCGGAGAGGATGGATGATGTACTCTTGGTTGCGTGGCTTCTAGGGGCTAGAATCATCGAGAAGCACTTTACATATGATAAGTCACTTCGAGGGAACGATCACTACCACGCGATGGATAAAGATGACTTAGCGCGTTTCATAAGGAAACTAGATTTTGTGACCAAAATCATAGGCTCGTGCGAGAAGCACTATCTACCTTCCGAGGAGGTTTCGAGGAGGAATGCCAGACGCAGCCTAGTTGCTCTACGCGAGATCGCACGTGGACAGACGATCACGGCGGAGGACATCACCTGCAAACGTCCAGGGACAGGAATCCCCCCGACCATGATTGATTATGTTATCGGTGGAGTCGCTCTTGACGATATACACGAGGATGAAATCTTTGCATTCAGCAAGGTCCGGCTTAGAGATTGCTGA
- a CDS encoding capsular polysaccharide biosynthesis protein CapF: MRTILVTGAAGFIGKNLCAALEQYKDTEILRYDLGNTPEELADFAARADFVFHLAGINRPQNPEEFDKGNRGFTVELLELLEKVGRRVPVAMTSSIQAALDNPYGMSKKAAEDAVFEWSRRTGVPVYVYRLPNVFGKWCRPNYNSVVATFCHNIARRLPIQINNPDTELTLVYIDDVVAELIAAMNGSAHIGDDGFCYVPRTFKVTLQQLADALYSFVESRSSLMMPNLEGDFERYLYATYVSYLPDDGFGYELEMKQDNRGWLVEFIKSNQFGQIFISRTKPGITRGNHWHNTKIEKFLVIEGEAIIRLRKIGCEKVIEYRVSGERLRVIDIPAGYTHSITNIGNSDVVTLFWADEIFHPERADTYYLEV; this comes from the coding sequence GTGAGAACCATACTTGTTACGGGCGCTGCTGGTTTCATCGGTAAGAACCTTTGTGCCGCCCTTGAACAGTATAAGGATACGGAGATATTGCGTTACGACCTCGGTAATACCCCCGAGGAATTGGCTGATTTTGCTGCCCGTGCCGATTTCGTCTTTCACCTGGCCGGCATCAACCGTCCGCAGAACCCAGAGGAGTTTGATAAAGGGAATCGCGGTTTCACCGTAGAACTGCTTGAGTTACTTGAAAAGGTGGGACGGAGAGTCCCAGTGGCTATGACTTCCTCAATACAGGCGGCGCTGGACAATCCGTATGGTATGAGCAAAAAGGCCGCCGAAGACGCCGTTTTCGAATGGTCACGTCGCACTGGTGTACCTGTTTACGTATACCGCCTGCCCAATGTTTTCGGCAAGTGGTGCAGGCCCAATTACAATTCCGTAGTGGCTACTTTCTGCCATAACATTGCCCGAAGGCTTCCTATTCAAATAAATAATCCTGACACCGAACTTACACTTGTCTATATAGATGACGTGGTAGCCGAGCTGATAGCTGCAATGAATGGCTCGGCTCATATTGGGGATGATGGTTTCTGCTATGTGCCGCGTACTTTCAAGGTCACGCTTCAACAACTGGCTGATGCATTATATTCTTTTGTTGAAAGTCGTAGCAGCCTCATGATGCCAAATCTCGAAGGCGATTTTGAGCGATATCTTTATGCTACCTATGTCTCTTATTTGCCGGATGATGGGTTTGGTTATGAGTTAGAGATGAAACAAGACAACCGGGGCTGGCTCGTAGAATTCATAAAGTCAAATCAGTTCGGACAGATATTCATTTCGCGCACCAAGCCCGGCATTACTCGCGGCAACCACTGGCATAATACTAAAATCGAGAAGTTCCTCGTCATTGAGGGAGAGGCCATTATAAGGCTCAGGAAGATAGGCTGTGAAAAGGTCATAGAGTACCGCGTATCAGGCGAACGGCTCAGGGTTATTGACATCCCTGCTGGATACACCCATTCCATAACTAACATAGGTAATTCCGATGTTGTCACTCTTTTCTGGGCCGATGAGATATTCCACCCGGAAAGAGCTGACACGTATTACCTGGAGGTATGA
- a CDS encoding glycosyltransferase: MGNPTISVIIPTVGRSQPLSDCIESILCQIMLPTEIIVIDCSTGQRAYEVLARYQAQSETLGVSLRYIHSDVSNASLQKNVGISASRGDIICFLDDDVLLERTYLSVVMEAFRSHPDVVGVGGFILSPKSDSGPKLWFKRMFLMNHDHGFGVMQRSGFPAMQLGRRDIERPTATQLLMGCACYRREAIAQYGGFDEELGITHVWEDIDLPCRLSKYHGLLYVPEARMTHRHSPGGRMSLTRYSACYMYNHFYLFDKFVPHTPFNWLCFVWSHIGSIIYMLVLGLTTANPLAALRGVSRGNLWITRRILRGWRPTYDVVAEM; this comes from the coding sequence ATGGGTAATCCTACAATATCGGTCATAATTCCGACAGTTGGGCGATCACAGCCCCTATCAGATTGCATTGAATCCATTCTATGCCAAATAATGCTCCCGACGGAAATAATCGTTATTGATTGTTCGACGGGGCAACGAGCTTACGAGGTTCTTGCACGCTATCAGGCCCAAAGTGAGACGCTAGGGGTCTCGTTGCGGTATATCCATTCCGATGTGTCAAATGCGTCCTTGCAGAAGAATGTTGGGATCTCTGCATCCCGCGGAGACATTATATGCTTTTTGGACGATGATGTCCTGTTGGAACGAACGTATCTGTCCGTAGTGATGGAAGCATTTAGGTCGCATCCAGATGTAGTAGGTGTGGGCGGATTTATCTTGAGCCCTAAATCAGATAGTGGCCCAAAACTCTGGTTTAAAAGGATGTTCCTAATGAACCATGATCATGGTTTCGGGGTGATGCAACGATCTGGGTTCCCGGCCATGCAGCTTGGGCGAAGGGACATTGAGAGACCTACCGCTACGCAACTCCTTATGGGCTGTGCCTGTTACAGGCGCGAAGCGATCGCTCAGTATGGGGGATTCGACGAAGAATTGGGGATTACGCATGTCTGGGAGGACATAGACTTGCCTTGCAGATTGTCGAAGTATCATGGGTTACTATATGTCCCCGAAGCGCGAATGACTCACAGGCATAGTCCTGGCGGGCGCATGTCGCTGACCAGGTATTCCGCTTGTTACATGTATAACCATTTTTACCTCTTTGATAAATTTGTGCCTCATACGCCGTTCAACTGGTTATGTTTTGTCTGGTCACATATCGGGTCTATCATATATATGCTTGTGCTCGGGCTAACAACTGCTAATCCCCTTGCTGCATTGCGGGGCGTGTCTAGAGGGAACTTATGGATAACACGGCGTATTCTCAGAGGCTGGAGGCCTACTTATGATGTCGTGGCTGAAATGTAA